In a single window of the Prochlorococcus marinus CUG1415 genome:
- the purD gene encoding phosphoribosylamine--glycine ligase: protein MSINSTSSKIFNRLENILIIGNGGRENSLAWAIQKNELVKKVYLIPGNSGSERINKCERIKIDINNEIELVEKLDFLKIDLIVIGPEIPLANGLADFLRKKDFKVFGPGKDGAKLEYSKSWAKEFMREANIPTANFWKVNSLEEAKNIIHTSPMPLVVKADGLASGKGVFIPDSKDECFRAAELIFNGKFGKSGNSIVLEEKIQGPEVSVFALCDGQKYVLLPTAQDHKRLNEKDKGPNTGGMGAYSPAPLLTEDNLDKITKEIIKPTIDGLNRKNITYKGVIYFGLMITESGAKVIEYNCRFGDPECQTIMPLMDKNFVSLLEKCSMGNLTGDEKISTSDKVSGCVIATSKGYPNEYKTGFPITIGKIDSIDCQIFDSGTATGKNGELLTDGGRVLSIVCQDKDFDMVFERAYKNLKEIKFDGIYFRNDIGHQVRKKLSTEN, encoded by the coding sequence ATGAGTATTAATTCAACAAGTTCTAAGATCTTCAATAGATTAGAAAATATTTTAATAATTGGAAATGGCGGGAGAGAAAATTCCTTGGCTTGGGCTATTCAAAAAAATGAATTAGTTAAAAAAGTTTATTTAATTCCTGGCAACTCTGGTTCAGAAAGAATAAATAAGTGTGAAAGAATAAAAATTGATATAAACAACGAAATTGAATTAGTCGAAAAGCTTGATTTTTTAAAAATAGATTTAATTGTAATTGGACCAGAAATACCTCTAGCAAATGGATTGGCAGATTTTCTTCGCAAAAAAGACTTTAAGGTATTTGGCCCTGGTAAAGATGGAGCAAAATTAGAATACAGCAAATCTTGGGCAAAGGAATTTATGCGTGAAGCAAATATTCCAACTGCAAACTTTTGGAAAGTCAATTCTCTAGAAGAAGCCAAAAACATTATCCATACATCACCGATGCCATTGGTAGTTAAAGCGGATGGTCTAGCTTCAGGCAAAGGTGTTTTTATTCCAGATTCAAAAGATGAATGCTTCAGAGCAGCAGAATTAATCTTCAATGGTAAGTTTGGTAAATCTGGGAATTCGATAGTTCTAGAAGAAAAAATTCAAGGGCCAGAGGTTTCAGTTTTTGCTCTATGCGATGGACAGAAATATGTATTACTTCCAACCGCACAAGACCACAAACGACTAAATGAGAAAGATAAAGGGCCAAATACAGGAGGGATGGGTGCTTATTCTCCTGCTCCTCTTTTAACAGAAGATAACCTTGATAAAATCACTAAGGAGATAATTAAACCGACAATAGATGGACTAAATAGAAAAAATATTACTTATAAAGGTGTAATTTATTTTGGATTAATGATCACAGAATCTGGAGCCAAAGTTATAGAATATAATTGTAGATTTGGAGATCCAGAATGCCAAACAATAATGCCTTTGATGGATAAAAATTTTGTTTCTCTTTTAGAAAAATGCTCAATGGGAAATTTAACTGGTGATGAAAAAATTAGTACTTCTGATAAAGTTAGTGGCTGTGTAATCGCGACCTCCAAAGGTTACCCTAACGAATATAAAACTGGCTTCCCAATAACAATAGGAAAGATCGACTCAATTGATTGTCAAATTTTCGACTCAGGTACTGCTACGGGAAAAAATGGCGAATTATTAACCGATGGGGGAAGAGTTTTAAGTATTGTCTGTCAAGATAAAGATTTCGATATGGTTTTTGAGAGGGCATACAAAAATTTAAAAGAAATTAAGTTTGATGGTATTTACTTTAGAAATGATATTGGGCATCAAGTGAGAAAAAAACTTTCTACGGAGAATTAG
- a CDS encoding HAMP domain-containing sensor histidine kinase codes for MVDANNRESKEYNPADKQDIHNNYWINRILAWWSGFSLRTKLLAIATLVVSLLMTGITFFALNSIQRDAGMNDTRYARDLGLLLSGNVTELVANNQKKEISNVAEKFWRSSRNLRYIFFTDAEDIVQLGIPISATPTSSDSQLQLTRRLKLPSELKKRPQFPLVRQHATPQGQVTDVFVPMLWKGKYLGTLALGVTPNKKALASAALTKEVTIAVFISIWVLVILGAVFNALTITRPVRELVRGVREISKGNFKSRISLPMTGDLGELLNGFNRMATQLENYDEANIEELKAAQIKQQSLIATMADGAILLDSQGKIVLTNPTAKRLFRWEGRFLEGKHFLNEIPEILSNDLHTNIESILNREKEKDDLRFSLGEPARTLRIVLQSVLDTNKVELKGIAVTIQDLTREVELNAAQNRFISNVSHELRTPLFNIKSYVETLHDLKDQLSDEEQIEFLGIANSETDRLTRLVNDVLDLSRLESGKIIQLEQMNIKPAIEQTLRNYRLNATEKNVSLAHDIEENIPFILGNFDLLLQVFDNLLGNGLKFSPKNSTLMIRAYTWPDSCPASPPQNTFEGPQCELVSPLPKVRIEIVDTGSGISQADQEKIFDRFYRVENAVHTEQGTGLGLSIVRGIIEKHGGEIRMASELGVGTTFWFDLALAQSDKDELLTKAIQNKDAF; via the coding sequence ATGGTAGATGCTAATAATCGCGAAAGTAAAGAATATAATCCCGCCGATAAACAAGATATACATAATAACTATTGGATTAATAGAATACTTGCTTGGTGGAGTGGATTTAGTTTAAGAACAAAATTGTTAGCAATAGCAACTCTAGTTGTAAGTCTCCTAATGACAGGGATCACATTTTTTGCACTAAATAGTATTCAAAGAGATGCAGGAATGAATGACACTAGATATGCTCGAGATCTTGGCTTATTGTTATCTGGGAATGTCACAGAATTAGTTGCTAATAACCAAAAAAAAGAAATTTCAAATGTAGCTGAGAAATTTTGGAGATCAAGTCGCAACCTACGTTATATATTTTTCACTGATGCTGAAGACATAGTGCAACTTGGAATACCGATTAGTGCCACTCCAACAAGTTCAGATAGTCAGTTACAGCTTACTAGAAGATTAAAACTACCATCCGAATTAAAGAAAAGGCCACAATTCCCCTTAGTAAGGCAGCATGCTACACCTCAGGGGCAAGTAACAGATGTATTTGTCCCAATGCTATGGAAAGGCAAATATCTTGGAACTTTAGCTTTAGGAGTTACACCTAATAAGAAAGCCTTGGCCAGTGCTGCGCTTACTAAAGAAGTAACAATAGCAGTATTCATTTCTATTTGGGTTTTGGTAATACTCGGAGCTGTATTCAATGCATTAACAATTACTAGACCTGTAAGGGAGTTAGTAAGAGGTGTCAGAGAAATTTCAAAAGGAAACTTTAAATCCAGAATTTCTTTACCTATGACAGGAGATTTAGGAGAACTTTTAAATGGATTTAACCGAATGGCTACTCAGTTAGAAAATTATGACGAAGCAAATATTGAAGAACTTAAAGCCGCACAAATAAAGCAACAATCACTAATAGCTACTATGGCGGATGGAGCAATATTATTGGACTCACAAGGCAAGATTGTACTTACTAATCCAACAGCCAAAAGATTATTTCGTTGGGAAGGAAGATTCTTAGAAGGAAAACATTTTTTAAATGAAATCCCAGAAATTTTATCTAACGATTTACATACAAATATAGAATCCATTTTAAATAGAGAGAAAGAGAAGGATGATTTAAGATTTAGCTTAGGAGAACCAGCTAGAACTCTAAGAATTGTCTTACAATCTGTCTTAGACACAAACAAAGTTGAATTAAAAGGGATTGCTGTAACAATTCAAGATTTAACAAGAGAAGTAGAACTTAACGCGGCACAAAACAGATTTATTAGCAATGTTTCGCACGAATTACGAACACCACTATTTAATATCAAAAGTTATGTAGAGACTCTTCATGATTTAAAAGATCAGCTTTCTGATGAAGAACAAATAGAATTTTTGGGTATTGCTAATTCAGAGACTGATAGGTTAACAAGGCTAGTAAATGATGTATTAGATTTATCAAGATTGGAGTCTGGGAAAATAATCCAACTGGAACAAATGAATATCAAACCAGCAATAGAACAGACTCTAAGAAATTACAGGCTTAATGCTACAGAAAAAAATGTTTCATTAGCGCATGATATAGAAGAGAATATTCCTTTTATTCTTGGAAATTTTGATTTACTTTTACAAGTTTTTGATAATTTGCTGGGTAATGGATTGAAATTTAGTCCAAAAAATAGCACCCTTATGATAAGAGCTTATACTTGGCCAGATTCTTGTCCTGCCTCCCCTCCACAGAATACTTTTGAGGGACCTCAGTGTGAGTTAGTGTCACCATTACCAAAAGTAAGAATTGAAATTGTGGATACAGGTTCAGGAATATCTCAGGCTGATCAAGAGAAGATATTTGACCGTTTTTATAGAGTAGAGAATGCAGTGCATACTGAGCAAGGAACTGGTTTAGGTTTATCAATAGTGCGAGGAATAATTGAAAAACATGGTGGAGAAATTCGTATGGCTAGTGAATTAGGAGTAGGAACAACCTTCTGGTTTGATTTAGCCTTAGCACAATCTGATAAAGATGAATTATTAACAAAAGCTATTCAAAATAAAGATGCTTTTTAA
- the kaiC gene encoding circadian clock protein KaiC, producing the protein MKDKKFAKSNKMQVQKLPTGIEGFDDVCRGGLPVSRSTLVSGTSGTGKTVFSLQYLHHGICNFDEPGIFITFEESPLDIIRNAASFGWDLQELIDQNKLFILDASPDPDGQDVAGNFDLSGLIERISYAIRKYKAKRVAIDSITAVFQQYDAIYVVRREIFRLIARLKEIGVTTVMTTERVDDYGPIARYGVEEFVSDNVVLLRNVLESEKRRRTLEVLKLRGTVHMKGEYPFTMGMDGISVFALGAMRLTQRSSNIRISSGVKDLDEMCGGGYFQDSIILATGATGTGKTMLVSKFVEDAYNNNERAILFAYEESRAQLLRNATSWGIDFEKMESDGLLKIICAYPESTGLEDHLQIIKTQINQFKPKRMAIDSLSALARGVSLNAFRQFVIAVTGYTKQEEIAGFFTNTAEEFMGSHSITDSHISTITDTILLLQYVEIKGEMARALNVFKMRGSWHDKRIREFIITNKGPEIKDSFSNFEQIFSGAPHRIVPDQNVQNVFKGLDNN; encoded by the coding sequence ATGAAAGATAAGAAATTTGCCAAATCAAATAAAATGCAAGTTCAAAAATTACCTACTGGTATAGAAGGATTTGATGATGTTTGTAGAGGTGGGTTGCCTGTATCTCGAAGTACTCTGGTGAGTGGGACATCAGGAACTGGTAAAACTGTTTTTTCGCTCCAATACTTACACCATGGAATTTGCAATTTTGATGAGCCCGGGATTTTTATTACATTTGAAGAATCACCTTTAGACATAATAAGAAACGCTGCTAGCTTTGGATGGGATTTACAAGAATTAATTGACCAAAATAAACTTTTTATTTTGGATGCTTCTCCTGACCCAGATGGTCAGGATGTTGCGGGTAACTTTGACTTGTCTGGTCTGATTGAGAGAATTAGTTATGCAATAAGAAAATATAAAGCTAAAAGAGTTGCAATAGATTCAATAACTGCGGTCTTTCAACAGTATGACGCCATATACGTTGTTAGGAGAGAAATTTTCAGACTAATAGCAAGATTAAAGGAAATAGGTGTGACAACAGTTATGACTACAGAAAGGGTTGATGATTATGGTCCAATTGCTAGATATGGAGTAGAGGAATTTGTATCTGATAATGTTGTCTTATTAAGAAATGTTCTTGAGTCAGAGAAAAGAAGAAGAACTTTAGAAGTTTTGAAGTTAAGAGGTACTGTACATATGAAAGGTGAATATCCATTTACTATGGGAATGGATGGTATAAGTGTGTTTGCTCTTGGAGCCATGAGATTAACGCAGAGATCCTCAAATATTAGGATTAGCTCTGGAGTTAAAGATCTTGATGAAATGTGTGGTGGAGGATATTTCCAAGATTCCATCATCCTTGCCACAGGAGCTACTGGTACAGGTAAGACAATGCTTGTATCAAAATTTGTTGAAGATGCTTATAACAACAATGAAAGAGCAATACTTTTTGCATATGAAGAATCTAGGGCTCAACTGCTTAGAAATGCAACTAGTTGGGGAATAGATTTTGAAAAGATGGAAAGTGATGGATTATTAAAAATCATTTGTGCATATCCTGAATCAACTGGTTTAGAAGACCACTTGCAAATCATAAAAACTCAAATTAATCAATTTAAACCAAAAAGAATGGCAATTGATTCTCTCTCTGCATTAGCCAGAGGTGTAAGTTTGAATGCATTTAGACAGTTTGTCATAGCAGTTACAGGTTATACAAAACAAGAGGAGATAGCAGGCTTTTTTACTAATACTGCTGAAGAATTTATGGGAAGTCATTCTATAACTGATTCTCACATCTCAACAATTACTGATACCATTTTATTGCTCCAATATGTAGAAATAAAAGGTGAGATGGCTAGAGCTTTAAATGTTTTTAAAATGCGGGGATCATGGCATGATAAACGTATAAGAGAATTTATCATTACGAATAAAGGTCCAGAAATAAAAGATTCTTTTTCTAATTTTGAGCAAATATTTAGTGGTGCACCTCACAGAATTGTACCTGATCAAAATGTTCAAAATGTTTTTAAAGGGTTAGATAATAATTAA
- the kaiB gene encoding circadian clock protein KaiB: protein MAARKTYILKLYVAGNTPNSMRALNTLREILENEFKGVYALKVIDVLKQPQLAEEDKILATPTLAKILPPPVRRIIGDLSDREKVLIGLDLLFDELTENEYSGDK, encoded by the coding sequence ATGGCAGCAAGAAAAACATATATTTTAAAACTCTATGTTGCTGGGAATACCCCTAATTCAATGAGAGCTTTAAATACTTTAAGAGAAATTTTAGAAAATGAATTTAAAGGAGTCTATGCCTTGAAAGTTATCGATGTACTTAAGCAACCTCAACTTGCTGAGGAAGATAAGATTTTGGCTACCCCAACCTTAGCTAAAATTTTACCCCCACCGGTAAGAAGAATAATTGGTGATCTTTCTGATAGAGAGAAAGTTTTAATAGGCTTAGATCTACTTTTTGATGAATTAACTGAAAATGAATATAGTGGAGATAAGTAA
- the rplU gene encoding 50S ribosomal protein L21, whose translation MTNSKNSSNNSSKSGELYAIAETSGQQFWFEVDRYYDIDRLNAKEKDKITLEKVLLLKDKNSITIGKPYVKDAKIELEVVSHKRDKKILVYKMRPKKKTRRKMGHRQELTRVMVKSISLGKITSKSSSKKETVKKETKPKTEKSTN comes from the coding sequence ATGACTAATTCTAAAAACTCTTCAAACAATTCTTCTAAAAGTGGTGAATTATATGCAATAGCAGAAACTTCAGGCCAACAATTTTGGTTCGAAGTTGATAGATACTATGACATAGACAGGTTAAATGCTAAAGAAAAAGATAAGATAACTCTCGAAAAAGTTCTACTTTTAAAGGATAAAAACTCGATCACTATTGGTAAACCTTATGTTAAAGATGCAAAAATTGAATTAGAAGTAGTTTCACACAAACGAGATAAAAAAATTCTTGTCTATAAGATGCGTCCGAAAAAAAAGACAAGAAGAAAGATGGGTCACAGACAAGAACTTACTAGAGTTATGGTAAAATCGATATCACTAGGTAAAATCACTTCTAAGTCTTCTTCAAAAAAGGAAACTGTTAAAAAGGAGACCAAACCAAAAACTGAAAAATCTACAAATTAA
- the rpmA gene encoding 50S ribosomal protein L27, whose amino-acid sequence MAHKKGTGSTRNGRDSNSKRLGVKAYGGEKVTAGSILIRQRGTSFLPGNNVGKGKDDTLFALKEGTVSFESIKRNLRNRKRVNIVI is encoded by the coding sequence ATGGCACATAAAAAAGGAACAGGTTCTACAAGAAACGGTAGAGATTCAAATTCCAAAAGATTGGGAGTAAAAGCTTATGGTGGAGAAAAAGTAACCGCTGGATCAATTTTAATTCGCCAAAGAGGTACATCCTTTTTGCCAGGAAACAATGTTGGCAAAGGTAAAGATGACACTCTTTTTGCACTCAAAGAAGGAACTGTCAGTTTCGAAAGCATTAAAAGGAATTTAAGAAATAGAAAAAGAGTTAATATAGTTATCTAA
- a CDS encoding class I SAM-dependent methyltransferase, whose translation MEYLSIKECDLDGFLANAQMNLANLHPGDALSDVSDFYTEIVGDRHLADLAAWHITSKDYIADTLKLQQRFSRDLVLDFGGGIGTHALANAMSSKVEHVFFVDINETNRNFVEYRAKELGVEKKLTFCKTIKDTQISKFDTIICLDVLEHLADPASQLEIFNKLMDSNSIALFNWYFYKGEKNEYPFHIDDIQVVEKFFKKLQSMFLEVFHPILITTRAYKKIR comes from the coding sequence ATGGAATACTTATCTATTAAAGAATGTGATTTAGATGGATTCCTTGCAAATGCTCAGATGAATTTGGCAAATTTACATCCTGGAGATGCTTTAAGCGATGTTTCAGATTTTTATACTGAGATTGTTGGAGATCGTCATTTAGCTGATTTAGCTGCTTGGCATATTACAAGCAAGGATTATATCGCTGACACTTTAAAACTTCAGCAGAGATTTTCTAGAGATTTAGTTTTGGATTTTGGAGGAGGGATTGGAACGCATGCCTTGGCTAATGCGATGTCGTCAAAAGTTGAGCATGTTTTTTTTGTAGATATTAATGAAACAAATAGAAACTTTGTTGAATACAGGGCTAAGGAATTAGGAGTCGAAAAAAAGCTTACTTTTTGTAAGACAATTAAAGATACACAAATATCCAAGTTTGATACTATAATTTGTCTTGATGTTTTGGAACATCTTGCCGATCCAGCTTCTCAACTTGAGATTTTTAATAAGTTGATGGATTCTAATTCTATTGCTTTATTTAATTGGTATTTCTATAAAGGAGAAAAAAATGAATATCCATTCCATATCGACGATATTCAAGTTGTTGAGAAGTTTTTTAAGAAGCTTCAATCAATGTTTTTAGAAGTGTTTCATCCTATTCTTATAACTACAAGAGCTTATAAGAAAATTAGATAA
- the truB gene encoding tRNA pseudouridine(55) synthase TruB, which yields METKDGFLVINKDQGCTSHDCVRQIRKLLNTKKVGHTGTLDPEVTGTLPIAIGSATRFIQYLPQGKTYIGQIKLGIRTNTDDIHGEIIKQKDWPKINDEKLDQYLNTFRGIIKQIPPKVSSVHVNGERAYKKSFKNENFELAPREVKIDELILIKWDQINGIIEIKIKCSAGTYIRAIARDLGKILNSEGCLLKLKRISACGFNEQNSIKISDIEKENDKKNTANLIIPTISALTHISTFILNKEEDINFWKTGRAIKFDINYFNESKTFDYKKPIKVIDKRKLLLGIGFLNKEQTNINPKLVLYAK from the coding sequence ATGGAAACTAAAGATGGATTCTTAGTAATTAATAAAGATCAAGGCTGTACCTCTCATGATTGTGTTAGACAAATAAGGAAGTTACTAAATACAAAAAAAGTAGGGCACACTGGAACTCTTGATCCAGAGGTTACAGGAACATTACCAATAGCGATAGGCAGCGCAACAAGATTTATTCAATATCTTCCTCAGGGGAAAACTTATATAGGTCAAATTAAATTAGGGATAAGAACTAACACTGATGATATTCACGGAGAAATAATTAAACAAAAAGATTGGCCTAAAATCAATGATGAGAAATTAGATCAATATTTAAATACATTTAGAGGAATAATTAAACAAATTCCGCCAAAAGTATCTAGCGTGCATGTCAATGGTGAAAGAGCTTATAAAAAATCTTTTAAGAATGAAAATTTTGAATTAGCACCAAGAGAAGTCAAAATAGACGAACTTATATTAATAAAATGGGACCAAATAAACGGAATCATAGAAATAAAAATCAAATGTTCTGCGGGGACATATATAAGAGCAATTGCAAGAGATTTGGGTAAGATTCTCAATTCCGAGGGCTGCCTTCTAAAACTAAAAAGAATTTCAGCTTGTGGATTTAATGAACAAAACTCTATAAAAATATCTGATATAGAAAAAGAAAACGATAAAAAAAACACGGCAAATTTGATTATTCCAACAATTTCTGCTCTTACTCACATTTCAACATTTATCTTAAATAAAGAAGAAGATATAAATTTTTGGAAAACTGGAAGAGCAATTAAATTTGATATTAATTACTTTAATGAAAGCAAAACTTTTGATTATAAAAAACCCATAAAAGTTATAGATAAAAGAAAATTACTACTTGGGATAGGCTTCTTAAATAAAGAACAAACTAATATAAATCCAAAATTAGTCCTTTATGCTAAATAA